In a genomic window of Chryseobacterium sp. G0162:
- a CDS encoding carcinine hydrolase/isopenicillin-N N-acyltransferase family protein, giving the protein MQKYFLLILISLSGCVHTLKACTILSCSRGGEVFAAANEDDTTPFTRIWYNPATKDRYASICFGAPDMQIAAAMNEHGLFFDYAAANYDLSKLNLTNPYKSDIMWEVLGKCKNVKEAMVILKKYDYISQSQVLLADKEGNSILINPKGIIEKKGDFQINSNCNMINGKLACRRPEIANEMLSGSKENNINFLKSILDKTHQEGELNTLYSTICDLKNGIIYVYLFHDYNMVYKIDLKAELKKGYRIENLADHFSPTFAYESFSKNHSLYLKESIFQEMKEKGIDITIDHYIMESEKLSPKNEKINSALLEVALQLIKYSWNEHHYGSSWDYWFSKPDGYDIQKYKDPKLTSAEKLLKYLSSKETTDLKLRNFMYEIVGFTNLAQGKTATAKEFYSKSICNPDETYKVTLLRGNEIMNRLNK; this is encoded by the coding sequence ATGCAAAAGTATTTCCTTTTAATTTTAATCAGTCTGTCAGGGTGCGTACATACACTAAAAGCATGTACTATATTATCTTGTTCCAGAGGAGGCGAAGTATTTGCAGCAGCTAATGAAGACGATACAACACCCTTTACAAGAATATGGTACAACCCGGCAACTAAAGACCGTTATGCTTCCATTTGTTTTGGTGCACCGGATATGCAGATTGCAGCCGCAATGAATGAACATGGATTATTTTTTGATTATGCAGCAGCAAACTATGATTTAAGCAAACTTAACCTGACAAATCCTTATAAAAGTGATATTATGTGGGAGGTTCTGGGAAAATGTAAAAATGTAAAGGAGGCAATGGTCATTTTAAAAAAATATGACTACATCTCTCAGTCCCAGGTCTTATTAGCCGATAAAGAAGGAAATTCCATCTTGATTAACCCTAAGGGGATTATCGAAAAAAAAGGAGACTTCCAGATCAACTCAAATTGTAATATGATCAATGGAAAATTAGCATGCAGAAGACCAGAAATTGCCAATGAAATGCTTTCCGGATCTAAGGAAAACAATATTAATTTCCTGAAAAGTATTCTGGATAAAACCCATCAGGAAGGAGAATTGAACACATTATATTCTACAATCTGCGATTTGAAAAACGGAATAATCTATGTCTATCTTTTCCATGATTACAATATGGTATATAAAATTGACTTGAAAGCTGAGTTGAAAAAAGGATACAGGATAGAAAATCTGGCAGATCATTTTTCTCCGACATTTGCTTATGAAAGCTTTTCAAAAAATCATTCTCTATATCTTAAAGAATCTATTTTTCAGGAAATGAAAGAGAAAGGTATAGATATAACCATTGATCATTACATTATGGAAAGCGAGAAACTATCTCCAAAAAATGAAAAAATAAATTCTGCATTATTGGAAGTAGCACTACAGCTTATTAAATATTCATGGAACGAACATCATTATGGCAGTTCATGGGATTATTGGTTCAGTAAACCTGATGGATATGATATCCAGAAATACAAAGACCCAAAACTTACCTCAGCAGAAAAGCTTTTAAAATATTTATCTTCAAAAGAAACTACAGATCTTAAACTCCGGAATTTCATGTACGAAATCGTTGGCTTTACTAATCTGGCACAGGGAAAGACAGCGACCGCGAAAGAATTTTATAGTAAATCAATCTGTAATCCGGATGAAACCTATAAAGTCACTTTACTTAGAGGAAACGAAATCATGAACAGGTTAAATAAATAA
- a CDS encoding MBL fold metallo-hydrolase codes for MNTLKRLILLIVYLPCMFACKSKTDTLYTKLSENIYEINNQYFYDEKVHIYLIVLKDKLLLFDIPAYSEDLETFITSFKKPVYAILSHGSCGIEDGTKWQSRINLKVYAHSKDENHPWLKMKPDFFFSEIPFFADNIEVIYTPGHSRGAICLLEKKSKSLFTGDTVYGDKTGNIKDFRKESYTEYENLNDRLSSCKKLLKYDFENIYPFHYEMIKKTAKERLQIYLNVK; via the coding sequence ATGAATACACTTAAAAGATTAATACTGCTCATTGTTTATTTACCTTGTATGTTTGCATGCAAATCAAAAACAGATACCCTTTATACTAAGTTGTCTGAAAATATTTATGAAATTAACAATCAATATTTTTATGATGAAAAAGTACATATTTACCTGATAGTGTTGAAAGATAAATTACTATTATTTGATATTCCTGCCTATTCCGAGGATTTGGAAACGTTTATTACTTCGTTCAAAAAACCAGTATATGCTATTCTATCCCATGGGTCTTGTGGTATAGAAGATGGTACAAAATGGCAGTCCAGAATTAATTTAAAAGTTTATGCCCATAGTAAAGATGAGAATCATCCCTGGTTAAAAATGAAACCAGATTTTTTCTTTTCAGAAATTCCTTTTTTTGCTGACAATATAGAAGTTATTTATACTCCTGGCCATAGTAGAGGGGCGATTTGTCTTCTGGAAAAGAAATCGAAATCCTTATTCACCGGGGATACTGTCTATGGGGATAAAACAGGAAACATCAAAGATTTTAGAAAGGAAAGTTATACTGAATATGAAAATCTAAACGATAGACTCTCAAGCTGTAAAAAATTACTTAAATATGACTTCGAAAACATCTATCCATTTCATTATGAAATGATAAAAAAAACAGCAAAAGAACGTCTTCAAATTTATCTTAACGTTAAATAG